One window of Psychrobacillus sp. FSL H8-0483 genomic DNA carries:
- a CDS encoding YheC/YheD family protein: MQIKWITGSTNQVHLSIKSADEYGITPDLMTFQFGSWEQLVQVHISTDIPEDMIGLPEQWKNIFTIPETLPYELNRTDTTLRLGPVIALIVFSHLNDMTLSKLDHYRDYFSDFENIQGLIYICAWSTIDIEKKQIQGYYFDPNASNTSNRWKLGTFPFPGSAYNRTAMPETVFNSLLTVMGDRVFNSFSNGSFNKWELWKRLSPDFKLRSHLPATEPLTDVTVLNNMLGRFGSIYLKPAGGTLSKGITKVEKRKNGYLVTYPQQRIGEENFQRFIENSKSIEQWLFKLKNKEYLVQQAITMKRHENRPIDFRVIMQKDGKNQWDCTGIFGKFGRNGNIITNFTQNGFIRSGMDTFRSAFRMNDKKAQKKIKELKKISFKICRAFDQYGNYGDLGIDLMVDHKGKVWILEANTLDTYHRFPLLIDDRALYEKVVTSPFRYAKYLAGFEQ; this comes from the coding sequence ATGCAAATAAAATGGATAACTGGATCGACCAATCAGGTTCATCTGTCAATAAAATCAGCAGATGAGTATGGAATAACCCCGGACCTTATGACGTTTCAATTCGGTTCTTGGGAACAACTAGTACAAGTTCACATAAGTACTGATATCCCAGAAGATATGATCGGTTTACCTGAACAATGGAAGAACATATTCACCATTCCTGAAACGCTTCCCTACGAGTTGAACAGAACTGACACCACCCTTAGACTTGGACCAGTTATTGCCTTGATTGTATTTTCTCATTTAAATGATATGACATTATCAAAGTTGGATCATTACCGCGATTATTTTTCTGATTTCGAGAATATTCAGGGACTTATCTATATATGCGCATGGAGCACAATTGATATTGAAAAGAAACAAATTCAAGGATATTATTTTGACCCAAATGCCAGCAACACCTCAAATCGCTGGAAGCTTGGCACGTTTCCCTTTCCAGGCTCAGCTTATAATCGCACAGCTATGCCAGAAACTGTATTCAACTCTTTGTTAACTGTGATGGGGGATCGTGTTTTCAACAGCTTTTCCAATGGCTCTTTCAATAAATGGGAGCTATGGAAACGTTTGTCCCCAGACTTCAAACTTCGATCTCACCTCCCAGCTACAGAACCCCTAACAGATGTAACTGTGTTAAATAACATGTTAGGCAGATTTGGCTCAATCTATCTAAAGCCGGCAGGAGGAACCCTTTCAAAAGGAATCACGAAAGTGGAGAAAAGGAAAAACGGATACCTTGTTACGTATCCCCAGCAAAGAATCGGAGAGGAAAACTTTCAAAGGTTTATAGAAAATAGCAAATCTATTGAGCAATGGTTATTTAAGCTTAAAAATAAAGAATACCTTGTTCAGCAGGCCATCACGATGAAACGGCATGAAAACAGACCTATAGATTTCCGAGTCATCATGCAAAAAGATGGAAAAAACCAATGGGATTGCACAGGCATATTCGGGAAGTTCGGTCGAAATGGAAATATCATTACAAACTTTACACAGAATGGCTTTATTCGCTCCGGAATGGACACTTTTCGGAGCGCATTCCGCATGAATGATAAAAAAGCTCAAAAGAAAATAAAGGAGTTAAAAAAGATATCCTTTAAAATTTGTCGTGCATTTGACCAATATGGCAATTATGGGGACCTTGGAATTGACCTCATGGTGGATCACAAAGGGAAGGTATGGATTCTAGAAGCGAATACACTAGATACGTACCATCGCTTTCCCCTCCTTATAGACGATCGGGCACTATATGAGAAAGTGGTTACTTCACCATTTCGATATGCCAAATATCTTGCAGGATTCGAACAATAA
- a CDS encoding phosphatidylglycerol lysyltransferase domain-containing protein produces the protein MNNHSREIILGDWKFNQIDIRDKETYTKFIKDTQYPTDLWSSNFDYLWGVSNPKSVLVLWKVINEMLVTFKLSKNQTLQLAFPPFGRGSSDKIAEGLLQCMHYCQQWNERNGGKTRVRAATKQQLDFLKTSHLFDQNFRYMKLRGVDKHIGINKVLDLSGREFKEVRENRNRFLRDYPDVVIRRAKTEDYEALLNLKQAWNQTLGNKYSRIWDDRFFQQIIKNHQKLEHIILVVETGKQIIGMVTGGVLPHGQAWSAFLKRREGYNGLSELLNVEFAREIHKVNPNVELINLGIESGVKVGSRGFKDKFRPVLNSERYQLYLKHQ, from the coding sequence ATGAACAATCACTCACGAGAGATTATTCTGGGAGATTGGAAGTTTAATCAGATAGATATTAGAGACAAAGAGACTTATACGAAATTTATAAAAGACACGCAATATCCAACCGACTTATGGTCATCTAACTTTGATTACCTTTGGGGTGTCTCCAATCCTAAATCAGTACTTGTTTTATGGAAAGTCATCAATGAAATGCTAGTCACATTTAAGCTTTCAAAAAATCAAACACTTCAGCTTGCCTTTCCTCCATTTGGACGAGGAAGCTCTGATAAAATTGCAGAAGGTTTATTACAGTGCATGCATTATTGCCAACAATGGAACGAAAGAAACGGCGGAAAAACCCGGGTGAGGGCTGCTACTAAGCAGCAGCTTGATTTTTTAAAGACTTCCCATCTTTTTGATCAGAACTTTCGTTATATGAAATTAAGGGGTGTTGATAAGCACATTGGCATTAACAAGGTGCTAGATTTAAGCGGTAGAGAATTCAAAGAGGTAAGAGAAAATAGAAATCGCTTTCTAAGGGACTACCCAGATGTTGTGATTAGAAGAGCTAAAACAGAAGATTATGAGGCCTTGTTAAACTTGAAACAGGCTTGGAATCAGACTTTAGGTAATAAATATTCAAGGATTTGGGATGATCGATTTTTCCAGCAAATCATCAAGAATCATCAGAAATTGGAGCATATTATACTTGTTGTAGAAACAGGGAAGCAAATAATTGGCATGGTAACAGGGGGAGTCCTCCCGCATGGGCAGGCATGGAGTGCCTTTTTAAAACGGCGAGAGGGATATAATGGGTTATCTGAACTTCTAAATGTAGAATTTGCCCGTGAAATTCATAAAGTGAATCCTAATGTGGAGTTGATCAACTTAGGAATTGAAAGCGGTGTGAAAGTGGGCAGTCGGGGGTTTAAGGATAAATTTAGACCCGTTTTAAACTCCGAAAGGTACCAGCTTTATCTGAAACACCAATAG
- a CDS encoding general stress protein gives MTVKLTVENAVQAKQEIEKLETQGYSKDHIHIFAHFKERADDINDALDTSDVGMKEQGFLQSMKNMFTSRGDELRSKMEAAGLTKQEAAAAEQELDKGKLIIIAHN, from the coding sequence ATGACAGTCAAATTAACTGTAGAAAATGCCGTACAGGCGAAACAAGAAATCGAGAAACTAGAGACGCAAGGATATTCAAAAGATCACATCCATATCTTCGCCCATTTTAAAGAAAGAGCCGACGATATTAACGACGCTCTGGATACTTCAGACGTAGGAATGAAGGAGCAAGGCTTTCTTCAATCTATGAAAAATATGTTCACTTCTCGTGGAGATGAACTTCGCAGCAAAATGGAAGCGGCTGGACTTACCAAACAAGAAGCGGCAGCGGCAGAACAAGAACTTGATAAAGGCAAGTTAATTATTATTGCCCATAACTAA
- a CDS encoding flavin reductase family protein: protein MENKLEQIASFKEAMGNYPTGVTVVTAFNQEGKPMGMTVNSFASVSLEPLLILWSIDKRVYSYENFLKVDKFTVNILAADQGDLCTLFSSKVEDRFSQCDWKESELNLPVLSNSLAILQCKVFKQVEAGDHTIMIGEVLDIQNDSKEPLLYHRRTIGAIPEEFYH, encoded by the coding sequence ATGGAAAATAAACTGGAGCAAATAGCGAGTTTTAAAGAAGCAATGGGAAATTATCCTACAGGAGTCACTGTCGTAACAGCATTTAATCAAGAAGGTAAGCCGATGGGAATGACAGTTAATTCTTTCGCATCGGTTTCTCTAGAACCACTACTTATCCTATGGTCTATTGATAAAAGAGTGTATTCTTATGAAAACTTTTTAAAAGTAGACAAATTTACAGTGAACATTTTAGCAGCCGATCAAGGGGATTTATGTACGTTATTTTCAAGTAAAGTAGAAGACCGGTTCAGCCAATGTGACTGGAAGGAATCAGAATTGAACTTACCTGTACTATCTAATTCTCTAGCTATTTTACAATGTAAAGTGTTTAAACAAGTTGAAGCGGGAGATCATACAATTATGATTGGTGAGGTTCTAGATATTCAAAATGACAGTAAAGAACCGCTTCTATACCATAGAAGAACTATTGGAGCTATTCCAGAAGAGTTTTATCATTAA
- a CDS encoding metallophosphoesterase family protein, translating into MKLAILTDIHGNGLALKAVLQEIDALGDIEEIWCLGDMIAMGPDTNEVLDLLFARSDIHMITGNHDEAILSLLTGEGHPESYKHTREHHEWIAAQLSTDNIHKLKKLPRWIEKEINGTRVIGIHYHIKSDKRNAHIKDEPFYSILEPTLENMEKMYADYPVEIICFGHHHPEHFFHNEHQVYLNPGALGVSTGNTAPYAIINFSQTKPDIRIHHATYDKEAFLQKFEILQVPQRDILFKLFFVGE; encoded by the coding sequence ATGAAACTTGCCATTCTTACAGATATTCATGGAAACGGACTAGCACTAAAAGCCGTCCTTCAAGAAATTGATGCACTTGGTGACATAGAAGAAATTTGGTGTCTTGGGGATATGATCGCGATGGGGCCAGATACTAACGAAGTACTTGACTTACTCTTTGCCCGATCTGATATTCATATGATTACTGGGAATCACGATGAGGCAATCTTGTCTCTCTTAACTGGAGAAGGACATCCCGAAAGCTATAAACATACGCGTGAACATCATGAATGGATTGCAGCGCAATTATCTACGGACAATATTCACAAGCTTAAAAAACTTCCACGATGGATTGAAAAAGAAATAAACGGAACTCGTGTGATTGGCATTCATTATCATATTAAATCAGATAAACGAAATGCCCATATTAAAGATGAGCCCTTTTATAGCATTCTTGAACCAACTTTAGAAAATATGGAAAAAATGTATGCCGACTATCCTGTAGAGATTATATGCTTTGGTCACCATCATCCAGAGCATTTTTTTCACAATGAGCATCAAGTCTATTTAAATCCAGGTGCTCTTGGTGTCTCTACAGGAAATACTGCTCCATATGCTATTATTAATTTTTCTCAAACAAAGCCGGACATTCGCATTCACCATGCCACATATGATAAAGAAGCTTTTTTACAAAAGTTTGAAATACTACAAGTTCCACAAAGAGATATCCTGTTTAAGCTTTTCTTTGTAGGAGAATGA
- a CDS encoding VTT domain-containing protein: MKKIQNKLSNKHWVILSSVLFLLLFFILNLDLIKLLLDGDVEAIRAFLDRNMGYALFFMSLVMLIQHSFTVFPLILVITINITLFGFISGFLWSWFTSIIASIIVFYGVRYVFQGMIIKKFNSKLIEKMDANGFTYVFQARLFPLVPTSLINILAGLSTIRIIPFTVATTIGNFLYFFVLALIPAGILSTELDEYVIMFIILATVLLYYFIKLLRHKRKSVVETDHNDFPN, encoded by the coding sequence ATGAAAAAGATACAAAATAAGTTATCAAATAAACATTGGGTGATATTAAGTAGTGTACTTTTCCTTTTATTATTTTTTATTTTAAATCTAGACTTAATAAAACTGCTCCTTGATGGAGATGTAGAAGCAATTCGTGCTTTTTTAGACAGAAATATGGGCTATGCATTATTCTTTATGTCTTTAGTTATGCTTATTCAACATTCGTTTACAGTATTTCCGCTAATCTTAGTTATTACAATTAACATTACGTTATTTGGTTTTATAAGTGGATTTTTGTGGAGCTGGTTCACAAGTATTATTGCTTCTATTATCGTTTTTTATGGAGTTCGCTATGTTTTTCAAGGAATGATTATTAAAAAATTTAACTCAAAATTAATTGAAAAAATGGACGCAAATGGATTTACTTACGTATTTCAAGCACGGCTCTTCCCTCTTGTACCTACAAGTTTAATTAACATTTTAGCTGGACTAAGTACGATTCGTATTATACCTTTTACTGTTGCAACGACCATAGGAAATTTTCTATATTTCTTTGTGCTTGCTCTTATACCAGCAGGAATATTATCCACAGAATTAGACGAGTATGTTATTATGTTTATCATCTTAGCTACAGTCCTCCTTTATTATTTTATTAAGCTATTACGGCATAAAAGAAAATCTGTAGTCGAAACGGATCATAATGATTTTCCTAACTAA
- a CDS encoding methyltransferase domain-containing protein — MEFKGASAYDQSDFFSNYMIRRGRQDSPNNAIEGPIMYELIGDYKNKHILDLGCGDAAFGKQLLETGADYYVGVEGSEQMAAAANMNLSNLNGHVYLNTMESFHFPLNEFDIITSRFAIHYVEDICKLFNNVHHALKYGGNFVFSVQHPLTTSSFASKQSGDRRENWIVDDYFLDGERKEPWIDQVVVKYHRTIEQYFTALRKEGFSILDLREGTPKREHFSSEEEFKRRQRIPVVLAFACVKETK; from the coding sequence TTGGAATTTAAAGGTGCAAGTGCTTATGATCAATCTGACTTTTTTTCTAATTATATGATAAGAAGAGGCAGGCAGGATAGTCCAAACAATGCAATAGAAGGACCAATTATGTACGAACTAATTGGTGATTACAAGAATAAGCACATATTAGATTTAGGTTGTGGGGATGCTGCTTTTGGAAAACAATTACTTGAAACCGGAGCAGATTACTACGTGGGTGTAGAGGGTTCAGAACAAATGGCCGCTGCTGCAAATATGAATTTATCTAATTTAAATGGGCATGTCTATTTGAACACGATGGAGTCTTTTCATTTTCCGTTAAACGAATTTGATATCATAACATCTCGATTCGCCATTCACTATGTAGAAGATATCTGTAAGCTGTTCAACAACGTACATCATGCATTAAAGTATGGTGGCAATTTTGTGTTTAGTGTCCAACATCCACTAACGACTTCTTCTTTTGCAAGTAAGCAATCAGGAGATAGACGTGAGAATTGGATTGTGGACGATTATTTTTTGGACGGTGAAAGAAAAGAACCATGGATTGACCAAGTAGTAGTTAAGTATCATCGGACAATCGAGCAGTATTTCACCGCACTAAGAAAAGAAGGCTTCTCTATATTAGATTTGCGGGAAGGTACACCAAAACGTGAACACTTTAGTAGTGAAGAAGAATTTAAAAGAAGACAAAGAATTCCCGTTGTATTAGCTTTTGCTTGTGTGAAAGAGACAAAGTGA
- a CDS encoding MFS transporter — protein MNLLKWKFPALYLSAVGIANIGGWIYLLALNLIIFDRTGSALAVAGLYMIKPFANMLVGFWAGSVIDRVSTKHLMITLDGLRAVLVVLIPFLDSIWFIYTLVLLIQMAGAMFEPASFTYMTLLLPEQDRNRFNALLSFVHSGAFVTGPLVAGILFMIGSLENALFVNVGIFMISATLTLLLPKLSNRDTTESTSITWRDVRTDWKLVWDFSKKAMPFVVMYMGFQGVMLLTAALDSMEVAFAKEVLHLSDATYGSLVSMAGIGFLMGAVCTNALVKFASANLLMSMGTLLVSIGYVIYSFSTTYLMASTGFFVLSFFLSLANTGFMTFIQKKVPIDMMGRISSLYEMASSFIQILTVLFLGFAAQMLSVKEVVIGGSLLMFAVACYLALLIGRYSNLSTKIIGSVKR, from the coding sequence ATGAATTTACTAAAATGGAAGTTTCCTGCTTTATATTTAAGTGCAGTTGGGATTGCTAATATTGGTGGATGGATCTATTTATTAGCTCTTAACTTAATCATTTTTGACAGGACTGGATCTGCTCTTGCAGTTGCAGGTCTGTATATGATTAAACCTTTTGCCAATATGTTAGTTGGATTTTGGGCGGGTAGTGTTATTGACCGTGTTTCAACTAAACATTTAATGATTACTTTAGATGGGCTAAGAGCGGTATTAGTCGTGCTAATTCCTTTTCTTGATTCCATCTGGTTCATCTATACACTTGTATTACTTATACAAATGGCAGGCGCGATGTTTGAACCAGCATCTTTTACGTATATGACATTATTGTTACCCGAACAAGACCGTAATCGGTTTAACGCTTTGCTTAGTTTTGTGCACTCCGGGGCTTTTGTGACTGGTCCACTCGTTGCTGGGATTTTATTTATGATAGGTAGTCTTGAAAATGCTTTATTTGTGAACGTGGGGATTTTTATGATATCTGCTACATTGACACTTCTGCTCCCTAAACTGAGTAATAGAGATACTACTGAAAGTACTAGCATAACCTGGCGAGATGTTCGAACAGATTGGAAATTGGTATGGGATTTCAGTAAAAAGGCAATGCCTTTTGTGGTGATGTATATGGGATTTCAAGGGGTTATGTTACTGACAGCTGCTCTAGATTCAATGGAAGTCGCATTTGCAAAGGAGGTCCTACACTTATCTGACGCAACTTATGGGTCACTTGTAAGTATGGCCGGTATTGGGTTCTTAATGGGTGCTGTATGTACAAATGCCCTTGTTAAATTTGCTTCTGCTAACCTTTTAATGAGTATGGGAACACTCCTAGTTTCAATCGGCTATGTTATTTACAGTTTTTCAACCACATACTTAATGGCCAGTACCGGGTTTTTCGTACTTTCATTTTTCCTTTCCCTTGCAAATACAGGATTCATGACATTTATACAAAAGAAAGTCCCGATTGATATGATGGGACGAATTTCAAGCTTGTATGAAATGGCATCTAGCTTTATTCAAATACTTACTGTTTTGTTTTTAGGATTTGCCGCGCAAATGCTTTCCGTAAAAGAAGTCGTAATTGGTGGATCTTTATTAATGTTTGCAGTTGCTTGCTACTTAGCATTACTTATAGGAAGATATTCTAACTTATCTACTAAAATAATAGGCTCTGTTAAACGATAA
- a CDS encoding erythromycin esterase family protein: MKPLEEAIKKCALSYESTDDLTPLLQAIGDAKIVLLGEASHGTSEFYTVRAELSKRLIEEKGFNLIAVEGDWPSTQHVNRFIKAYDNEQMDVRDVLKAFERWPTWMWANEEIAKFVTWLKLHNSQIEVNKKVGFYGIDVYSLWESLDEVITYLSKTNPNGTDLAFAKKAFSCFEPFNRHPETYAISSTNISEACVDEVSKLLASIRTHEDNYQDEKEADLNLKINAIVARNAEEYYRAMVRSDELSWNVRDEHMVEAINEIMDYHGKESKMIIWEHNTHIGDASATDMEASGMVNVGQIIRLQNRKENVYTVGFGTHRGTVIAANEWGVPYKKIDVPPARKDSWEDALHNAGAFDKLIIFNEENRPLFSNWIGHRAIGVVYHPNFEAYGNYIPSKIGSRYDAFIYLDQTKALSPLYI, translated from the coding sequence ATGAAGCCTCTGGAAGAAGCTATTAAGAAATGTGCTTTATCATACGAATCCACGGATGATCTAACACCTCTTCTACAAGCAATTGGTGATGCAAAGATTGTTCTATTGGGAGAAGCGAGTCACGGCACTTCTGAGTTTTACACAGTTCGGGCAGAATTGTCTAAACGATTGATTGAAGAGAAAGGGTTCAATTTAATTGCTGTGGAGGGAGATTGGCCATCGACTCAACATGTAAATAGGTTTATTAAAGCTTACGACAATGAGCAAATGGACGTCCGCGATGTATTGAAGGCATTTGAACGATGGCCGACTTGGATGTGGGCAAACGAAGAGATTGCTAAATTTGTCACGTGGTTAAAGTTGCACAACAGCCAAATAGAGGTGAACAAGAAAGTAGGTTTTTACGGAATAGATGTATATAGTTTGTGGGAATCTTTAGATGAAGTGATTACATATTTAAGTAAAACAAATCCAAATGGCACAGATTTGGCGTTCGCGAAAAAAGCTTTCTCTTGTTTTGAACCATTTAACAGACACCCTGAAACCTATGCAATTTCTTCTACTAACATCTCGGAAGCTTGTGTGGATGAAGTTTCAAAGTTATTGGCTTCTATTCGTACCCATGAAGATAACTATCAAGATGAAAAAGAAGCCGACTTAAACTTAAAAATAAATGCAATAGTTGCGAGGAATGCGGAAGAATACTATCGTGCAATGGTTCGTAGTGATGAGTTGTCATGGAACGTTCGTGATGAGCATATGGTTGAGGCAATCAATGAAATAATGGACTACCATGGAAAAGAATCGAAAATGATTATCTGGGAACATAACACACATATTGGTGATGCCTCGGCTACGGATATGGAAGCATCGGGAATGGTGAATGTCGGGCAGATTATTCGATTGCAAAATAGAAAGGAAAATGTTTATACTGTTGGATTTGGTACACATAGGGGAACGGTAATTGCAGCGAATGAATGGGGAGTTCCATATAAAAAGATAGACGTACCACCCGCGAGAAAAGACTCCTGGGAAGATGCACTACATAACGCTGGTGCATTTGATAAACTGATTATTTTTAATGAAGAAAACCGTCCCTTATTTAGCAATTGGATTGGTCATCGAGCAATAGGCGTAGTGTATCATCCTAATTTTGAAGCATATGGAAATTATATCCCTTCCAAAATTGGAAGCCGTTATGATGCATTTATTTATCTGGACCAAACCAAAGCCCTTTCACCTCTATACATATAA
- a CDS encoding S-layer homology domain-containing protein: MFKTFKVFKVFKVFIILSLLLSIDLLSVSNKAEGSTLFPDVKSYRKEIIFLTDRKIINGYQNGNFGPEDPIKRIQAVQMILRELGVKTGDAPNPQFKDVPPGSSGYNEIAKAAQLGIISGKDDGTFDPNGKLTRGQMATILVNAYKLKGTYYSDFKDISDKGKVYPFIQALAAHNITTGYPDGTFRPNETLKRAHFAAFMARFLNEDFKPNDMAKAPARSTEQIVNNEQSVVVIELYDEDDELVSQGSGFIVANQLVATNFHVISGGTRAVAITKSGEEIELEGVVAYDDYLDVAILKPENRIGFPSLPLTSFSSVKKGEKVVAIGNPFGLINTITEGIVSGTHTFEDEMGTLKAIQTTAEINFGSSGGPLLNKKGFVVGINSFIFEDINFAISSDYLDQFLADYKKVDFKKIQTESFIDMPIIDYEEDIWGEDSEDLLETIDLEPLQGTKQTLSDIFLDAVHDPELPIVYGINENGELISFNYETKSINRLPFSNPAETIFYNNGELYVTLLKGEHSSYWSEETQKGAVAIVDPSTFKIKKLFDIKIDPYDIVADKNYFYVSSGSGQRTDLKSFDKETGAEVSTQSIRQQSNIFLHPNKDRIYAVDSDRSPRDMEVFPINNGAISQGYDSPYDGDYDLVPYMMISPDGRYIFNPAGSIFRASPLKETNMQFVTDLKTEFYDVAFNKQLTKFYLAIADRIYVYDYENFTPVKTYSLDGEGYFLFNYKGSLVVLGEEFSQKTGIVKTFILKTAMQ; the protein is encoded by the coding sequence TTGTTTAAGACATTTAAGGTATTTAAGGTATTTAAGGTATTTATTATTTTATCTCTCTTACTTTCTATTGATTTACTTTCTGTCAGTAACAAAGCAGAAGGAAGTACACTGTTTCCAGATGTAAAGAGTTATCGTAAAGAGATTATTTTTCTGACGGATCGCAAAATTATTAACGGGTATCAAAACGGGAATTTTGGACCAGAGGATCCGATCAAACGAATTCAAGCCGTTCAAATGATCTTGAGAGAATTGGGTGTTAAAACAGGTGATGCACCTAATCCTCAATTTAAAGATGTTCCGCCTGGCAGCTCAGGATATAATGAGATTGCAAAAGCTGCTCAACTTGGGATTATCTCAGGTAAAGATGACGGTACATTTGACCCAAATGGAAAGTTAACAAGAGGTCAGATGGCGACCATCCTTGTAAATGCCTACAAACTAAAAGGTACATATTATTCTGACTTTAAGGATATCAGCGATAAAGGAAAGGTCTATCCATTTATCCAGGCTTTAGCAGCTCACAATATCACAACAGGTTATCCTGACGGAACCTTCCGTCCGAATGAAACCTTAAAAAGAGCACATTTTGCTGCTTTCATGGCACGCTTTTTAAATGAAGATTTTAAACCGAATGATATGGCGAAAGCTCCTGCCCGTAGCACAGAACAGATTGTAAATAATGAACAAAGTGTTGTAGTCATTGAGCTGTACGATGAAGACGATGAACTGGTATCACAAGGGAGCGGTTTTATCGTTGCGAATCAGCTTGTAGCCACAAACTTCCATGTGATCAGCGGGGGTACTAGAGCAGTGGCCATTACAAAAAGCGGTGAGGAGATAGAACTTGAAGGAGTAGTTGCTTATGACGACTACCTAGATGTAGCTATCTTGAAGCCTGAAAATAGAATTGGTTTTCCTTCTTTGCCGCTGACTAGCTTCAGCTCGGTGAAAAAGGGTGAAAAAGTAGTTGCAATAGGTAATCCGTTCGGATTGATAAATACCATTACAGAAGGTATTGTATCAGGAACGCATACCTTCGAGGATGAAATGGGCACTCTAAAGGCAATTCAAACGACAGCGGAAATTAATTTTGGAAGCTCGGGCGGTCCGCTTCTAAATAAGAAAGGTTTTGTTGTTGGGATTAATTCTTTCATTTTTGAGGATATTAATTTCGCTATATCATCCGATTATCTAGATCAATTTTTGGCAGATTACAAAAAAGTAGACTTTAAAAAGATTCAAACAGAAAGCTTTATCGACATGCCAATTATTGATTATGAGGAAGATATATGGGGTGAGGATAGTGAAGATCTCCTGGAGACGATTGATTTAGAGCCTCTTCAAGGTACGAAACAAACTCTTTCCGATATCTTCCTGGATGCAGTTCATGACCCTGAACTCCCGATTGTATATGGTATTAATGAAAATGGAGAACTGATTTCATTTAACTATGAGACAAAAAGCATTAACAGACTCCCATTCAGCAACCCAGCGGAAACAATCTTCTATAATAATGGTGAGCTTTATGTCACCCTGTTAAAAGGAGAACATAGTTCTTATTGGTCGGAAGAAACACAAAAAGGTGCCGTTGCAATTGTGGATCCTTCTACATTTAAAATAAAGAAGCTTTTCGATATAAAAATAGACCCTTACGATATTGTAGCGGATAAAAATTATTTCTACGTTTCATCAGGATCGGGACAACGGACGGACTTAAAAAGCTTTGATAAAGAAACAGGCGCTGAAGTGTCAACACAATCGATCAGACAGCAAAGTAACATCTTCCTCCATCCTAACAAGGATCGAATTTACGCCGTAGACTCTGATAGAAGCCCAAGGGACATGGAAGTATTCCCAATTAATAATGGCGCTATTTCACAAGGCTACGATTCACCTTACGATGGAGATTACGATCTAGTACCATACATGATGATCTCTCCAGATGGCAGATATATCTTTAATCCTGCTGGCTCGATTTTCAGAGCGAGCCCTTTAAAGGAAACTAACATGCAATTTGTTACCGATCTTAAAACTGAATTCTATGATGTAGCCTTTAATAAACAATTAACGAAATTTTATCTAGCGATTGCTGACAGAATTTATGTTTATGATTATGAAAACTTTACACCTGTAAAAACATACAGCTTGGACGGAGAAGGGTATTTCCTTTTTAACTATAAAGGCAGTCTAGTGGTTTTAGGAGAAGAATTCTCACAAAAAACAGGAATTGTTAAGACTTTTATTCTCAAAACAGCTATGCAATAA